The Malus domestica chromosome 06, GDT2T_hap1 genome has a segment encoding these proteins:
- the LOC139196712 gene encoding uncharacterized protein: protein MSSSRRVYKQLQEQQQRLLAQQAELANLEEGGGGDEAFFMEEDEDDHHRRQKASHSRRVMEAVGQIAKPRRVANLDRKREKRGLIPEQKITASLRMLAYGASADQVDEIARMGKTTVLESLMRFCSAIEALYTKEYLRTPTSRDMRRLLRKGEMRGFPGMIGSIDCMHWTWKNCPSAWQGAYGDRK from the exons atgtcttcttcaagaaggGTGTATAAGCAGTTGCAAGAGCAACAACAaaggttgttggcacaacaggcagaattggccaatctcgaggaaggtggaggtggagatgaggctttcttcatggaggaggatgaggatgatcaccatagaaggcagaaggcctcacattcccgccgtgtcatggaagccgtgggtcagatagccaaaccaagacgtgttgcaaacctcgatagaaaaagggaaaaacgag gtcttattcccgagcaaaaaattacggcatccttgcgaatgcttgcatatggagcatctgcagatcaagtggatgagatcgcgAGGATGGGAAAAACAACTGTTCTGGAGTCCCTGATGCGGTTTTGCTCTGCAATTGAAGCCCTCTACACCAAAGAGTACCTCCGGACACCCACGTCAAGGGACATGCGAAGGCTTctgaggaagggtgagatgcgaggcttccctggcatgattggaagcatcgactgcatgcactggacttggaaaaactgtccaagtgcgtggCAAGGAGCATATGGCGACAGAAAATGA
- the LOC139196713 gene encoding glutathione S-transferase T3-like: MSSWKLIEDVTLCECWVHTTHDPITGNEMDKREMWSKITKAFCDVHGENARTSQGLQGRWKKLNASFTCWKNAISHASGNLRSGTSLADQTLQAQAFYNSKNGNKSFNRLECWQIVKDCPKYKIVATGPEVVMHGMGLHSSPEPDMAEQEADTFQDTEGTAEQVPETQPTRQSLRPLGKKASKKKGSSSKNDYTKYMEELARQGELNLAREKARDEEKVAAMAAILAATEARDAAAERQREVVNRENELVREALHRENELLREERMAQADRDTMSKSLVGLSPNSKYFWTSEKRDAMRRRRARDAETSQGGSSYTNHGNQDPSTTYPNSRDFI; this comes from the exons atgtcttcgtggaagctcattgaagatgttacgttgtgtgaatgttgggttcacactactcatgatccgattacgggtaatgagatggataagcgagagatgtggagtaaaattacgaaagcgTTTTGTGATGTACATGGAGAAAACGCCAgaactagtcaaggtcttcaaggtcgttggaaaaaactcaacgcatcatttacttgttggaaaaacgccatctctcatgcttccggtaacctccgtagtgggacaagtttagcggatcag acactacaagctcaagcattctacaattcaAAGAACGGGAACAAATCATTCAATAGATTGGaatgttggcaaattgtcaaagattgccctaaatacaaaattgtggcaactggtccagaagttgtcatgcacggTATGGGTCTACATAGTTCTCCAGAACCAGACATGGCCGAACAAGAAGCCGACACATTTCAAGACACGGAAGGGACGGCTGAACAAGTGCCCGAGACCCAACCGACTCGTCAGTCCCTAAGGCCTCTAGGTAAAAAGGcgtcaaagaaaaaaggtagttcttccaaaaatgactacactaaatatatggaggaacttgctcgccaaggtgaactAAACTTGGCACGAgaaaaggctagagatgaggaaaaagttgCTGCTATGGCAGCAATATTAGCAGCTACTGAGGCCCGTGATGCGGCGGCTGAAAGACAAAGAGAAGTAGTTAATCGAGAGAACGAGCTGGTTAGAGAAGCACTTCATCGAGAAAATGAATTGCTTCGAGAagaaaggatggctcaagcagatcgtgacactatgagcaagtctctagtaggactgtctccgaattctaaatatttttggacatcgGAAAAAAGAGATGCCATGcgtaggaggcgtgcaagagatgcgGAAACAAGTCAAGGGGGTTCTAGCTACACAAATCATGGCAACcaagatcctagcaccacatatcctaactcgagagactttatttaa
- the LOC139196901 gene encoding uncharacterized protein: MLLPRLLSQSLLGWALAQLGLGTSQFVGVDLIDRGLAWFLDWRLGHLVPGKVTKKKLLLEFLKDHAAASDVPSISAPNACIPTVSSTLTKQNAFLLFDWIRHLKYERVHIPEKFLKSIANSNWLKVYLNGSSGASRPPSQSFILTSSCGNILQSGSNFVDITLVDMSYYGEKINDYKEELKVLGVTSPVGSVLFNQGWRIASKISDIPFIDQELYGEEILHFIEELELLGVVVSFHTNYQLMIDHLKPPSCLASLTSDAILLLLAIMKISNSSDKIVEVLSGTRCLKTNNVYKFPHECLLLHEEWGCLLQVFSGLPLIDHNFYGDKIFSFRNELKKIGVVVDYEEAAKVFARYFKQYASLTSITKENVASFLLCCRKLKGTPFKFPEDLKSCIREEKWLRTRRGAYRSPRECILYSPEWEYISPISRLPFIDDSENCYGKNIHEYKKELKSMGVVVEFKQHFPRQCASIAGLPPSKCLLFDYKFDGFLKKTDGPFIDEEFYGSKITTYRKELSAIGVIVEVEQGCPLIASHLDFHNELSTFVRVYKYLNEFKWKPDCEAYKRIWIPNGNQNGEWASPDQCVINDKDGLFGLQLTVLETYFEHNLLVFFSYAFGVKSHPSIEDYCKLWKVWESSKIRLSHAQCCKFWGYIAKSWNSKTEKVLTEALVKLPVNSGSDEILLLNKSDVFLANDLLLKDLFEQFSHHPLFVWYPQPSLPALPRATLLEIYKNIGVCTISESVQKEELPLEIVFGQKVIPRDGLIWKPLLKLILGFLADPAFKMEAERRHEAVQGLLNLTIVETIEPINVSYNLPLSSGEVLNVRASRKIRWDKEKSTFFTQKMDRSGGQKSVIEFATYFSEVISTGVLWENTDHIPALSELIKLAFVLDFDEEAVEFYMKSKNLRIFVEDEEFLCERCGMFAVPSDHAAARVSWRVTASDGAWHHRRRSRLHVAGAQRRVAGARGHMTARAAASARPET; encoded by the exons ATGCTTCTTCCCCGGCTTCTGTCTCAGTCTCTTTTGGGCTGGGCTCTTGCCCAGCTCGGGCTGGGTACCAGTCAGTTTGTTGGGGTGGACTTGATTGACAGAGGCCTGGCTTGGTTTTTGGACTGGAGGCTGGGACATTTGGTCcccg GTAAAGTTACAAAAAAGAAGCTGCTCCTTGAGTTCCTCAAAGATCACGCTGCAGCTTCGGATGTCCCTTCTATTTCTGCTCCCAATGCATGTATCCCAACTGTGTCTTCAACTCTTACGAAGCAAAATGCATTCTTGCTTTTCGACTGGATTCGTCACCTGAAATACGAGAGGGTTCACATTCCAGAGAAGTTTTTGAAAAGCATAGCGAACAGTAACTGGCTGAAAGTTTATTTGAATGGATCTTCGGGTGCCAGCAGGCCACCTTCGCAGTCATTCATACTCACATCATCATGTGGAAACATTCTGCAGAGTGGATCTAATTTTGTTGATATCACATTGGTTGACATGAGTTATTATGGCGAGAAAATTAATGATTACAAGGAGGAGTTAAAAGTACTTGGAGTTAC GTCTCCGGTTGGATCTGTCTTGTTCAACCAAGGGTGGCGAATTGCATCCAAAATTAGTGACATTCCCTTCATTGATCAGGAGCTTTATGGTGAAGAAATTCTTCATTTCATAGAAGAACTCGAGTTGCTTGGTGTGGTTGTTTCCTTCCACACAAATTACCAGCTCATGATCGACCACCTAAAGCCACCGTCATGCTTAGCTTCTCTAACATCGGATGCTATTCTACTATTGCTGGCAATTATGAAGATCTCAAATTCATCTGATAAGATTGTCGAAGTATTGAGTGGAACAAGGTGCCTGAAAACAAACAATGTTTACAAGTTTCCACATGAATGTCTCTTGCTTCACGAGGAATGGGGTTGCCTTCTTCAGGTGTTTAGTGGTCTTCCATTGATTGATCACAATTTCTATGGAGACAAAATATTTTCCTTCAGAAATGAGTTGAAGAAAATAGGGGTGGTTGTTGATTATGAGGAGGCTGCAAAAGTATTTGCTCGTTATTTCAAGCAGTACGCATCTTTGACTTCCATCACCAAGGAAAATGTTGCATCATTTCTGTTGTGTTGTAGAAAGCTGAAGGGAACTCCTTTTAAATTTCCTGAAGATTTGAAAAGCTGCATTCGGGAGGAAAAGTGGTTGCGCACTCGTCGTGGTGCTTATAGATCTCCAAGAGAGTGCATTCTCTATAGTCCTGAATGGGAATATATCTCTCCAATATCTCGTCTCCCTTTTATCGACGATTCTGAAAATTGTTATGGCAAGAATATTCATGAATATAAGAAGGAGCTCAAGAGCATGGGGGTCGTTGTGGAATTCAAGCAGCATTTCCCCAGACAATGCGCTAGCATTGCTGGATT GCCTCCCAGCAAGTGCTTGTTGTTCGACTACAAATTTGATGGGTTTCTGAAAAAGACCGACGGGCCTTTCATTGACGAAGAATTTTATGGTTCTAAAATTACAACCTACAGAAAAGAGCTCTCTGCGATAGGGGTGATCGTTGAAGTGGAGCAAGGATGTCCATTGATTGCCAGCCACCTTGATTTTCATAATGAACTTTCCACTTTCGTTCGAGTATACAAGTACTTGAATGAGTTTAAGTGGAAGCCGGATTGTGAGGCTTACAAAAGGATCTGGATTCCGAATGGAAATCAGAATGGAGAGTGGGCTAGTCCTGATCAATGCGTAATTAATGACAAAGACGGGCTATTTGGTTTGCAGCTTACTGTCCTGGAGACCTACTTTGAGCATAACCTGCTAGTGTTCTTTTCGTATGCTTTTGGGGTAAAATCTCATCCTTCTATTGAGGACTACTGCAAGCTCTGGAAGGTTTGGGAAAGCTCCAAAATAAGATTGTCGCATGCGCAGTGTTGCAAGTTCTGGGGTTATATTGCAAAGAGCTGGAATTCGAAAACAGAGAAAGTTCTTACTGAGGCCTTGGTGAAACTGCCTGTTAATTCCGGCTCAGATGAAATCTTGTTGCTAAACAAGTCGGACGTGTTTCTTGCTAATGACTTGCTACTGAAGGATCTTTTTGAGCAGTTTTCTCATCACCCCTTATTTGTTTGGTACCCGCAGCCGAGCTTGCCTGCATTACCTCGGGCTACATTGCTTGAAATTTACAAGAATATTGGTGTTTGCACTATTTCAGAATCTGTACAGAAGGAAGAACTGCCCCTAGAAATTGTCTTTGGGCAAAAGGTAATTCCAAGGGATGGTTTGATTTGGAAACCGCTGTTGAAGCTCATTCTTGGTTTTCTAGCTGATCCCGCCTTCAAAATGGAAGCAGAAAGGAGGCATGAAGCTGTGCAAGGCCTTCTCAATCTTACTATTGTGGAGACAATCGAACCAATCAATGTAAGCTATAACTTACCATTGTCTTCCGGGGAGGTTTTGAACGTGAGGGCAAGCCGAAAGATACGATGGGACAAAGAAAAGTCCACATTTTTCACACAGAAAATGGACAGATCTGGAGGGCAGAAAAGTGTCATTGAGTTTGCCACATATTTCTCTGAAGTAATATCTACCGGTGTCCTGTGGGAGAACACTGATCATATACCTGCACTTTCGGAGCTGATCAAGTTGGCATTCGTGCTGGATTTCGACGAGGAAGCAGTTGAGTTCTATATGAAGTCCAAGAATTTGCGAATCTTCGTCGAGGATGAGGAATTCCTCTGCGAACGCTGCGGCATGTTCGCTGTCCCCAGTGACCACGCGGCTGCGCGTGTTTCCTGGCGCGTGACAGCGAGTGACGGTGCGTGGCACCACCGCCGGAGATCACGGCTGCATGTGGCTGGAGCACAGAGGCGCGTGGCTGGAGCACGGGGACACATGACGGCTCGTGCGGCGGCGAGTGCAAGACCCGAGACCTAA
- the LOC139196902 gene encoding uncharacterized protein: MSSSRRVHKQFVEQQKRLLAQQEELINLKEGGGGDEAFAMEEDSDDDHRRQRASHSRRVMEVVGQIAKPRRAANFDGKKGKTRMQRSLFNKIMSAICNHDPYFVKKEDAFRVLGFLPKQKITVALRMLAYRVSADRVDEIARMGKTTVLESLMQFCSAIEALYTNEYLRTPTSRDMRRLLRKVFDDMLQGKSPRYTYWVNGTKYDGPYYLADDIYPRYTTRMFDVEALRSIMMTCIILHNMIVEDEYDYDVIDEYESNPMNNSRTRIYCAHDRTEDPVQHEPLEQDVSYNELIVQRYTDVQEPY; encoded by the exons atgtcttcttcaaggagagTGCATAAACAATTTGTGGAGCAACAAAAAAGAttgttggcacaacaagaagaattgatcaatctcaaggaaggtggaggtggagatgaggctttcgCAATGGAGGAGGACTCGGATGATGACCATAGAAGGCAGAGGGCCTCACATTCCCGACGTGTCATGGAAGTTGTAGGTCAGATAGCCAAACCCAGACGTGCCGCAAACTTCGATGGAAAAAAGGGAAAGACGAG aatgcaacgaagtttgttcaacaaaatcatgagtgctatttgcaaccatgatccatattttgtgaaaaaagaGGATGCTTTTCGTGTTCTAGGTTTTCTTCCAAAGCAAAAAATTACAGTTGCcttgcgaatgcttgcatatAGAGTATCTGCAGATCGAGTGGATGAGATCGCGAGGATGGGAAAAACAACTGTTCTGGAGTCCCTAATGCAGTTTTGCTCTGCAATTGAAGCCCTGTACACCAATGAGTACCTCCGGACACCCACGTCAAGGGACATGCGAAGGCTTctgaggaagg TGTTCGACGATATGCTACAAGGAAAATCGCCGAGATACACATATTGGGTTAATGGCACTAAATACGATGGACCATACTACCTTGCAGACGACATTTATCCAAG GTATACTactagaatgtttgatgtcgaggctcttcgatccatcatgatgacgtgtattattctccacaacatgattgtggaagatgagtatgattatgatgtcaTCGATGAATATGAATCGAATccgatgaacaactcaagaacacgtatctaCTGTGCTCATGACCGGACCGAAGAtcccgtgcaacacgagccgTTGGAACAGGATGTAagttacaatgaattgatcgttCAACGGTACACAGATGTGCAAGAGCCATACTGA